GTCTTAGCGAGCGCAGCGAGCGTAGGTGCGAAGGAGGCCAGCCTCGGCCTCCGAACCCCGCAGGCCGCGCCTGCTAGACGGAAGTCGAATCGTGAATCGTCTTGAGGTCGACGACCTTCAGCCGCCGCACGCCCGCCGGCAACTTGAGCACCGCAACCTCGCCCAGAGCCTTTCCGACGACCGCGAGACCGATCAGCGACGACATCGTGACGTGACCGTCCTGGAACTCCATGGCGTCGCCGAACACTAGGCTGTACGTCTCCCGCTTGCCGGTCTTCTCGTCCTCGACCGTGACCTCCGAGCCGAGCCCGACTCGATCGGTCGGAATCTGCGCGACGTCGATCTGCGACAGCTTGCTCAGGCGCTGGCGGAGCTGGCCCAGCCGCGCCTGCACGAACTGCTGCCGCTCGAGCGCGGCCTTGTACTCGCTGTTCTCGCGCAGGTCGCCGTGCTCCACCGCGCGCTTGATCTCCTGCGGGAGCGTGATGCTGAGCTCGCGCTGGAGACGCTCCACTTCTTCGCCGAGTTTGGCCTTGAGCTCTTCGATCATGACTGCGGTGACTAGTGATTAGTGACTAGTGACTAGTAACTAGTAACAGATAAACTACCAACAACCCCTTTTACTAATCACCAATCACTAATCACTAATCACCTTTTTGCGTTAAATGCAGTAATCACCGCCTGCGCCGCTTCTTCCGGGTCGTCCGTGAGAAAGAGCAGGTCCAGATCGCCCGGAGAGATCTTCTGCTCCAGCAGGACGCGCGCCTGCAGCCAGCGCAGCAGGCCGGCCCAGTACCGGCGCCCCATGAGGATCACGGGGAACTGGTAGATCTTGCCCGTCTGAATGAGCGTGACCGCCTCAAACAGCTCGTCCAGCGTGCCGAAGCCGCCGGGGAAGATTATGAACGCCGAGGAGTACTTGATGAACATCGTCTTCCGCACGAAGAAGTAGCGGAAGTTCACCAGGGTGTCGACGTACGGGTTCGCGCCCTGCTCGAAGGGCAGCTCGATGTTGCAGCCGATGGACGGGCCGTCGCCGAGGCGCGCGCCCTTGTTGGCCGCTTCCATGATGCCCGGGCCCGCGCCCGTGATGATCGAGAACCCGGCCTCGGCCAGCAGCCGCGAGACCTCGACCGCCTTGTCGTACTGCGGGTCATCGGGACCGATGCGCGCCGAGCCGAACACGGCGACGCCCTTCTCGGTCTGCGCGAGCACGTCGAAGCCTTCGATGAACTCGCTCATGATTCGCAGGACGCGCCACGGGTCGCTCTTGACAAAATCGGCTTCCGCGCGGGGATGCTGCAGGAACTTCTCGTCTTCCGTCTCGACGATGTGATCGCGGATGGCTTCGTCGATCACGCGCGTCGCTCCGGCCTGCCGCGTGTCCTCGACGCGCGACGGCGGCATGCGTCCGGCCTTCATGTGGCCGACTTCGGTGCGCTCCTTGAGCCCCGCCAGCGCCGACTCTTCCGCCGAAGCCAGCACGGCCGGGCTCATCGGCTTCCCGGTTGCCGTGCGCGCGCCTTTCTTGCGGCGTGTCGGCTGCTTCTTGCCGGCGGACGGCGACTTCCCGGGGCGCGTCGCGGGCTTTACGGTATCTTTTCGCTTCTTCTTCATCTAATTGCACGCTGAAGTACGTGGCCGGAATCTATTGCCGATTATAATCCTCGTCGCCGACGGCGCACGCACCGATACCCTTCGAGCCGCGATCGACTCGGGCGCGCTCCCCGCCATGGCACGAATGCAGGCGGAGGGTGGTCTGCACGAGATCACCTCCGTCTTCCCTTCGGTGACCGGTCCGGCGTACACGCCGTTCCTGCTGGGGAAGCACCCAGGGTCCGTGGGGATGCCCGGACTCCGCTGGTACGACCGCTCGCGCAAGGACTGCGCCGGGCCCGGGCACTCGCGCAGCTACGTCGGCAGCGAGATGCGGATGGTGGACCGCGATCTGGAGCGGGGATCTCCGACGATGTTCGAGCTGGCGCCCAACTCGCTGGCCGCGATGAGCATGGTCACTCGCGGGCTTCGCCCCTCCCGGAACCTCACCCGCGGTCCCGCTTTCGCCGCGCGCACCGCGTTCACGCACTTCCGCGGCGACGTCCAGGGCTGGCTGGACATCGACCGCGCTGTCTCGCGCCGGCTCGTCTCGACGATGCGGAAGCAGAAACCGTATTTCGTTTTCGCCGCGTTCACGGGCGTCGACAAGGTATCGCACGCGTGCGGGCAGGCTTCCGACGACGTGACCGCCGCGCTCCGCATCGTGGACGACACGGTCGCCCACATCCGGGGCGATCTCGAGCACAGGGGGCTCTGGGACATGACGCACCTCTGGGTCGTCAGCGATCACGGGCATACGGCCATACGCGGGCACGACGACCTCGCTGGCGTGCTCACGCAGCTCGGACTCCGCCCGATCTGGCACCCGTGGGGACTGTTAACGCGTGACCCGCGCACGGCGGTGATGGTGAGCGGCAACGCGATGGCGCATCTATACCTCGACCTGAAATCGGGAAAGCGGCGTTGGTGGCCTTCGCTCGCGAGCGAGTGGAGCGGACTCGCCGCAAGTCTGCTGGCGCGCGACTCGACCGATCTCATGCTGCTGCCGCACGGCGACGCCCGCTGCGAGATCCGCTCGCGCGCCGCAGGGACGGCCATGCTCGAGTGGACCGGTGACGGCTATTCGTACCGGCCCGCTAGCGGCGACCCTCTCGGGATCGGCGAACACGCCGGCCTGAGCGGAGACGAATCGCGCGCCCTGACGGTGGGAAGCGAGTACCCGGATGCGCTGGTTCAGATCGCGCGTCTCGCGCGCTCGCCGCGGTCGGGAGACATCATACTGTCCGCGGCGCGCGAGTGGGACCTGCGCGCGCGCTTCGAGCCGATACCGCACATCTCGTCGCACGGCGCGCTGCACCGCGATCACATGCTGGTGCCGCTGCTGGTCAGCAGGCCGCTCGCGCGGGCTCCGCTGCGAACCGTGGATCTGATGCCGAGCGCTCTGGACGGACTCGGTCTCCCGCATCCACCGGGCCTCGAGGGCAGATCCTTCCTCTGATCGTCACTCGCTCGCGCTCAGCGTGATGAACTCGACGTCAGCGATTCCGTCGGATATCCGCAGTCGCGCGACGCTGGGCTCGAGATCGAACCTGCGCTGACCGGCGGCTCCGGGGTTCACGACGACCCGTCCTTCCCACTTCAGCAGGAAAGGCTTGTGCGTGTGGCCGTACACGAGAACGTCCTGCGGATAGCGCGCCAGCAGGCGCTCCGGCGTCGGACGCCCGAGCTCGTGCCCGTGACTCACGTGCACGCTCAGCCCGCCGATCTCCTGGATTATCTCGCTCTCGAGATGCGGCGCCGGCGCGTCCGTGTTGCCGCGAACCGCGAGCGTCGGCGCGATCGTGCGCAGCTCGTGCAGGATGTCCTCGCCGCCCACGTCTCCCGCGTGCAGGATCAGCTCGACGCCGGCCAGCTCGTCGTGCACGTCGGGCCGCAGCAGGCCGTGCGTGTCCGAGATGAGGCCGATCAGGTGTCGGGAAGCCATATCACTTAAGTTGAATCATGCAGTGGTTGCGTCTGACCGGAGCACTGGCCGCGCGCTCGGTTCGCCGGCCGCGACTGGCCGTCGCCCTGACACGGGTGGCGTGGCGCTTCCGCCGCCGCGAATGGTATAAGCGATTCCCGTTCCTGCCGCTCCCGGATCGCACCTACCTGCGGTGGAGAATGCACACGGCGTATGGCGATTACGACGCCACGCCCCCCGCGCGCGACGTGGAACGGTACGCGCTCTGGTCGGTATCCAACTCATGAGGATCGAGGATTCGCTCAAGTCCCGCGCCCGCGCGCTTGGCTTCGATCTCGTCGGGATCGCCAGGCTCGGGCCCGCGGAGACCGCGCCGATGTTCGACGAGTGGGTCGCGCGCGGCTTCGCCGGCGACATGGCGTATCTGGAGCGCGGCGCCGGGAAACGCGCCGATCCGCGCCGCGTGTTCGAGAACGTCAAGTCGGCGGTGGTTGTCGGAATGAACTACGGCGGCACCGCTCCCATCGGGCCCGTCGCCAGATACGCGCGCGGCGATGATTATCACGACGTGATGACGGAACGGCTGCGCGCGTTACATGCCTGGCTCAACACCGAGCTCGGGCGCGAGGTCGCCGGCAAGGCATACGTTGACACCGGACCGATTCTCGAGCGTGACCTCGCGCGCAAAGCCGGGCTCGGCTGGTTCGGCAAGAACACGATGTTGCTCAACCCGGAGATCGGCTCGTTCTTCTTCATCGGCGCGCTGCTGCTCGATCTCGACCTCCAGGAGGACGCGCCGTTCGAGGCCGACCGATGCGGCACGTGCGCTCGCTGCCTCGATGCGTGTCCCACCGATGCTTTCATCGCGCCGCGCGTGCTCGACGCCACGCGGTGCGTGTCATACCTCACCATCGAGCTCAAGGGCGACATTCCTGAGGAGTTTCACTCCGCCATCGGTGAGAATGTGTACGGCTGCGACATCTGTCAGGACGTGTGCCCCTGGAACGTGAGCTTCTCGCGCAACCTGCCTGATGACTCACCCTTCAGCGCGCGGGAGATGCTCGCCGGCAAGAACGCGCGGCAGCTCGCGCTCGACCTGCTGGCCATGTCGCAGGAGGAGTTCACGGTGCCGTTCCGCAAGTCGCCGATGAAGAGAGCGAAACTGCGAGGCTTGCAGCGGAACGCGGCGGTGGTGCTGGGAAATGGGACCTCCCAATGAATCAGCGCTCCATTCGCCGTAGACGGGAGCTCAGGGCTCCCTCGCGGCCGAGTCCATGCGCGCGTTTCGTGCGGCCACCGAATCCGCGGCATTCATCGCTCTGGTGATGCCTCGCGCGCCCGGTAGGCCGGAGGCGCCGATCGCGCTGTCCGCCTGACGTTTCGTCAGGTCGGTGCGGGGCTCCGGCGTCTCGCCAGACTGGCACGCCGCCAGCGCGAGCATTCCCGCCAGGAGCATCAGCTTTTGCATCGTACCAATCCTCCGATGGTTGTTGGAAGCATGCTGCTGTGCTGAGACTAACACGGCATCATCGGCGGAGCGTCTCCGGCATGCGCCAGACGACAGCCAGGCCGGACGCGAGAGTGAGCAGCGCGACGACGCCGATCGCCCACGCCATCCCGAACAGGTCCGCCACCACGCCCGCGAGCAGCGCCCCCACGGCGTAGCCGCTGTCGCGCCACAACCGGTAGATGCCCACGGCCGAGCCGCGCCAGCGCGGATGCGCGACGTCGCCTATCGCGGCGAGCAGCGTCGGATAGACCATCGCGGTCCCCACGCCGAGTAGCGCGGCGGCACCCATCCACGGCCAGAAGCCGCGCACGAGGGCGATCGCGCCCAACGCCACTCCCTGCAGCAGCATGCCGCCCGCGATCAGGCGCCTGCGCCCCAGACGATCCGACGCGGCGCCGGTCCAGAGCTGCAACACGCCCCAGACCGCGGGATACGTAAAGCTCAAGACTCCGATCTGCGCGACATCCAGCCCCGCCGCCGCGAAGAAAAGCGGAAACAGCCCCCACGCGAGACCGTCGTTCAGGTTGTTGACCATTCCAGCCTGGCTCGCGCTCGCCAGCGCCGGATCCCGCCAGCTCACGCGGGCGAAGAGCTCCCGCGCGGACACGTCGCCGCCGTAATCCCGCGCGGTCGAGCGCTGCTCGAAGGTCGTTGCCTCCAGCGCCGAGTGTTGCTGCGTCTCCCGCACGAAGAAGAGCGACAGCGCCAGACCGATCGCGGCGAAGGCGATGCCGAGGTAGAACGGCGCCGGACGGTAGCCGTACGCCGCGGCGATGTAGCCGGTGCCCAGCGCGGCGAACGCAACGGCGAGATAGCCGGCGAACTCGTTGAGACCCATCGCCAGTCCGCGCCGCTTCGGGCCGACGAGATCGATCTTCATGATGATCGTGATGGACCATGTCAGCCCCTGGTTTATCCCAAGGAGCACGTTGGCGAAGACGATCCACGACCAGGTGGGCGCCCATATCACGAGCAGCGGCACCGGCAGCGCGAACACCCAGCCCGCGAGCAGGACGCGCCTGCGGCCGTAGCGATCGCCCAGGCGCCCGGCGAAGAAATTGGTGAGCGCCTTCACGACGCCGAACGTCGCTATGAACGACAGCGCGGCGCTCTTGCTGGCCACGCCGAACTCGGCTTCCGCGAGCAGCGGGAGCACGGTGCGCTCGAGCCCCACCATCGCTCCCACGAACGCGTTGACGAGCACCAGCAGCCAGAACTGCCGCCAGTTCTCCCGCAGCCCGAGCGCGAGCGCTCCCTTGGGAGCCGCCGGGCTCAAGCTATGCGCGTGCCGGGAGCGACATCCGCGTCGGGGCCGAGCAGCACCACGTCGCCGGGCGCCGGACACGCGCCGAGCACGAGCACCTCGGATACGAACGGTCCGATCTGCCGCGGCGGGAAGTTCACGACGCCCACCACCAGCTTTCCGACGAGAGCCTCCGGCTCGTAGTGCAGCGTGAGCTGCGCGCTCGACCGCTTGATCCCGATCTCCCCGAAATCGATCGTCAGCTTGATCGCGGGCTTCCTCGCCTCGGGAAAGTACTCGGCGGAAATGATCCGGCCGACGCGGATGTCGACCTCGAAAAACTGCTCGGGCGTGACCGTCTTCAACTGCTCTGAATCGTTGCAGTGTCGATCACGAACCGGTAGCGCACGTCGCTCCGGAGCATTCGCTCGTACGCCTCGTTGATCCGATCCATGGCGATTACCTCGACGTCGGCCTGCAAGCCGTGCTCGGCGCAGAAGTCCAGCATCTCCTGCGTCTCCCGGATCCCGCCGATCGACGAGCCCGCCAGCCTCCGCCGGCGGGAGACCAGCGGACCCGCCGAGACCAACGAAGGATCCGGTATCCCGACCAGCACCATCGTCCCGTCGAGGCAAAGCATCCGGAGATAGGCGTTGTAATCGTGCGTCGCGGAGACTGTGTCGAGAATGAAATCGAACCGGTTCTTGTTCCTGGCGAACACGGTGGAGTCGTCGGTCGCGAGGAACTCGTCGGCGCCAAGCTGGAGCGCGTCCTCGCGCTTGCCGGGCGAGTGGCTGAGCACGGTGACGTGCGCGCCCATGGCTTTCGCGATCTTGACGCCCATGTGCCCCAGGCCGCCGAGCCCGACGATCGCGACCCGGTCTCCGGCCTTCACGCCGAAGTGCCGCAGCGGGGAGTAAGTCGTGATGCCGGCGCACAGCAGCGGCGCCGCTCCCTCGAGCGGAATTCCCTCCGGAATCCGGACGACGTAATCCTCGTTCACGGTGATGCGCGTGGAGTAGCCGCCGAATGTCGGCGTTTTTCCGTCGCGCTCCCGCCCGTTGTAGGTCGGGGTCATCCCCTTCTCGCAGTATTGCTCCTCGCCGGCCTTGCACGCGGCGCACCGCCGGCACGAATCCACGAAGCACCCCACTCCCACGACGTCGCCGGGCTTCCAGCGGGCGACACGCTCGCCCGCGCGGGCGACGGTTCCGACGATCTCGTGGCCCGGCACCATCGGATAGATCGAGCCGCCCCACTCGTCACGCACCTGATGGATGTCCGAGTGGCACACGCCGCAGAAGCGGATGTCGATCAGGACGTCGTGCGGGCCGGGCTCGCGCCGGTCGATGGCGAGCGGACCGAGCTGCGCGGTCTTCGACGGCGCGGCGTAGGCTGCAGTCTTCAACATTGTCTCCTCGGTGCTGTTTCCATTCCGCGAACTTCGTGGCATAGCCGCCTTTCGCAGAGCTTCTCAAAGCGACAACATTCCCCGCTGTGAAACAAGACCGAAAACGCCCCGCGATCCATGTGGAGTACCCGGACTGGGTCGACTCCGTCGTCGACTGGCGCCGGACCTATCGCACCGACAGCGAGCGCATGTCGCTCGCCATCGCGGTCTCGCGCGAGAACGTCGAGCGCGGCACCGGCGGGCCGTTCGGCGCGGCCATCTTTGACCAGGCGAGCGGCAAGCTCGTGTCCGTCGGCATGAACAGCGTGGTCCGTTACAACAACTGCGCGCTGCACGCCGAGATGGTCGCGTTCATGTTCGCGCAGAACCGCGTCGGCTCGTTCAGCCTGAGCTCGGCCGCGCTTCCGCCGCACGAGCTGTTCACCTCCTGCGAGCCGTGCGCCATGTGCCTGGGCGCGACGCTCTGGAGCGGCGTGC
This sequence is a window from Gemmatimonadaceae bacterium. Protein-coding genes within it:
- a CDS encoding NAD(P)-dependent alcohol dehydrogenase — its product is MKTAAYAAPSKTAQLGPLAIDRREPGPHDVLIDIRFCGVCHSDIHQVRDEWGGSIYPMVPGHEIVGTVARAGERVARWKPGDVVGVGCFVDSCRRCAACKAGEEQYCEKGMTPTYNGRERDGKTPTFGGYSTRITVNEDYVVRIPEGIPLEGAAPLLCAGITTYSPLRHFGVKAGDRVAIVGLGGLGHMGVKIAKAMGAHVTVLSHSPGKREDALQLGADEFLATDDSTVFARNKNRFDFILDTVSATHDYNAYLRMLCLDGTMVLVGIPDPSLVSAGPLVSRRRRLAGSSIGGIRETQEMLDFCAEHGLQADVEVIAMDRINEAYERMLRSDVRYRFVIDTATIQSS
- the queG gene encoding tRNA epoxyqueuosine(34) reductase QueG, producing MRIEDSLKSRARALGFDLVGIARLGPAETAPMFDEWVARGFAGDMAYLERGAGKRADPRRVFENVKSAVVVGMNYGGTAPIGPVARYARGDDYHDVMTERLRALHAWLNTELGREVAGKAYVDTGPILERDLARKAGLGWFGKNTMLLNPEIGSFFFIGALLLDLDLQEDAPFEADRCGTCARCLDACPTDAFIAPRVLDATRCVSYLTIELKGDIPEEFHSAIGENVYGCDICQDVCPWNVSFSRNLPDDSPFSAREMLAGKNARQLALDLLAMSQEEFTVPFRKSPMKRAKLRGLQRNAAVVLGNGTSQ
- a CDS encoding MFS transporter, translated to MSPAAPKGALALGLRENWRQFWLLVLVNAFVGAMVGLERTVLPLLAEAEFGVASKSAALSFIATFGVVKALTNFFAGRLGDRYGRRRVLLAGWVFALPVPLLVIWAPTWSWIVFANVLLGINQGLTWSITIIMKIDLVGPKRRGLAMGLNEFAGYLAVAFAALGTGYIAAAYGYRPAPFYLGIAFAAIGLALSLFFVRETQQHSALEATTFEQRSTARDYGGDVSARELFARVSWRDPALASASQAGMVNNLNDGLAWGLFPLFFAAAGLDVAQIGVLSFTYPAVWGVLQLWTGAASDRLGRRRLIAGGMLLQGVALGAIALVRGFWPWMGAAALLGVGTAMVYPTLLAAIGDVAHPRWRGSAVGIYRLWRDSGYAVGALLAGVVADLFGMAWAIGVVALLTLASGLAVVWRMPETLRR
- a CDS encoding TIGR00730 family Rossman fold protein, producing MKKKRKDTVKPATRPGKSPSAGKKQPTRRKKGARTATGKPMSPAVLASAEESALAGLKERTEVGHMKAGRMPPSRVEDTRQAGATRVIDEAIRDHIVETEDEKFLQHPRAEADFVKSDPWRVLRIMSEFIEGFDVLAQTEKGVAVFGSARIGPDDPQYDKAVEVSRLLAEAGFSIITGAGPGIMEAANKGARLGDGPSIGCNIELPFEQGANPYVDTLVNFRYFFVRKTMFIKYSSAFIIFPGGFGTLDELFEAVTLIQTGKIYQFPVILMGRRYWAGLLRWLQARVLLEQKISPGDLDLLFLTDDPEEAAQAVITAFNAKR
- a CDS encoding tRNA-binding protein — its product is MKTVTPEQFFEVDIRVGRIISAEYFPEARKPAIKLTIDFGEIGIKRSSAQLTLHYEPEALVGKLVVGVVNFPPRQIGPFVSEVLVLGACPAPGDVVLLGPDADVAPGTRIA
- a CDS encoding GreA/GreB family elongation factor — translated: MIEELKAKLGEEVERLQRELSITLPQEIKRAVEHGDLRENSEYKAALERQQFVQARLGQLRQRLSKLSQIDVAQIPTDRVGLGSEVTVEDEKTGKRETYSLVFGDAMEFQDGHVTMSSLIGLAVVGKALGEVAVLKLPAGVRRLKVVDLKTIHDSTSV
- a CDS encoding alkaline phosphatase family protein — its product is MPIIILVADGARTDTLRAAIDSGALPAMARMQAEGGLHEITSVFPSVTGPAYTPFLLGKHPGSVGMPGLRWYDRSRKDCAGPGHSRSYVGSEMRMVDRDLERGSPTMFELAPNSLAAMSMVTRGLRPSRNLTRGPAFAARTAFTHFRGDVQGWLDIDRAVSRRLVSTMRKQKPYFVFAAFTGVDKVSHACGQASDDVTAALRIVDDTVAHIRGDLEHRGLWDMTHLWVVSDHGHTAIRGHDDLAGVLTQLGLRPIWHPWGLLTRDPRTAVMVSGNAMAHLYLDLKSGKRRWWPSLASEWSGLAASLLARDSTDLMLLPHGDARCEIRSRAAGTAMLEWTGDGYSYRPASGDPLGIGEHAGLSGDESRALTVGSEYPDALVQIARLARSPRSGDIILSAAREWDLRARFEPIPHISSHGALHRDHMLVPLLVSRPLARAPLRTVDLMPSALDGLGLPHPPGLEGRSFL
- a CDS encoding nucleoside deaminase, translating into MKQDRKRPAIHVEYPDWVDSVVDWRRTYRTDSERMSLAIAVSRENVERGTGGPFGAAIFDQASGKLVSVGMNSVVRYNNCALHAEMVAFMFAQNRVGSFSLSSAALPPHELFTSCEPCAMCLGATLWSGVRRVVYGAAREDASRLSFEEGPVFPESYKYLEDRGIVIERNVLRNEAREVLELYRSRGGMVYNG
- a CDS encoding metallophosphoesterase family protein, encoding MASRHLIGLISDTHGLLRPDVHDELAGVELILHAGDVGGEDILHELRTIAPTLAVRGNTDAPAPHLESEIIQEIGGLSVHVSHGHELGRPTPERLLARYPQDVLVYGHTHKPFLLKWEGRVVVNPGAAGQRRFDLEPSVARLRISDGIADVEFITLSASE